A stretch of the Enterobacter mori genome encodes the following:
- a CDS encoding bifunctional aspartate kinase/homoserine dehydrogenase II — translation MSVIAQAGAKGRQLHKFGGSSLADVKCYLRVAGIMTEYSQPGDMMVVSAAGSTTNQLISWLKLSQTDRLSAHQVQQSLRRYQSELISGLLPADVADGLISAFTHDLERLAALLDSGITDAVYAEVVGHGEVWSARLMAAVLQHLGVEAAWLDARDFLRAERAAQPQVDEGLSYPLLQQLLVQHPGKRIVVTGFISRSNAGETVLLGRNGSDYSATQIGALAGVSRVTIWSDVAGVYSADPRKVKDACLLPLLRLDEASELARLAAPVLHARTLQPVSGSDIDLQLRCSYTPDQGSTRIERVLASGTGARIVTSHDDICLIEFQVPAGQDFKLAHKDIDLILKRAQVRPLAVGVHNDRQLLQFCYTAEVADSALKILDEAGLPGELRLRQGLALVAMVGAGVTRNPLHCHRFWQQLKGQPVEFTWQSEEGISLVAVLRKGPTESLIQGLHTSLFRAEKRIGLVLFGKGNIGSRWLELFAREQETLSARTGFEFILAGVVDSRRSLLNYEGLDASRALAFFNDEAVEQDEESLFLWMRAHPYDDLVVLDVTASEQLADQYLDFASHGFHVISANKLAGASSTDKYRQIHDAFEKTGRHWLYNATVGAGLPVNHTVRDLIESGDSILALSGIFSGTLSWLFLQFDGTVPFTDLVDQAWQQGLTEPDPRVDLAGKDVMRKLVILAREAGYDIEPGQVRVESLVPAGCEEGSVDHFFENGDELNEQMVQRLEAANEMGLVLRYVARFEANGKARVGVEAVRPEHPLAALLPCDNVFAIESRWYRDNPLVIRGPGAGRDVTAGAIQSDINRLAKLL, via the coding sequence ATGAGTGTGATAGCGCAGGCAGGGGCGAAGGGTCGTCAGCTGCACAAGTTTGGTGGTAGTAGTCTTGCTGATGTGAAGTGTTACCTGCGCGTTGCAGGGATCATGACCGAGTATTCACAGCCGGGTGACATGATGGTTGTCTCGGCGGCGGGCAGCACCACCAACCAGCTGATTAGCTGGCTGAAACTAAGCCAGACCGATCGCCTTTCTGCGCATCAGGTGCAACAGTCTTTACGTCGTTACCAGAGCGAGCTGATTTCTGGCCTGCTGCCAGCGGACGTGGCGGACGGGCTGATTAGCGCCTTTACGCACGATCTTGAGCGTCTGGCTGCCCTGCTGGACAGCGGTATTACCGATGCGGTGTATGCCGAAGTGGTCGGTCACGGTGAAGTGTGGTCCGCACGCCTGATGGCCGCCGTTCTGCAACACCTGGGCGTGGAGGCGGCCTGGCTCGACGCGCGTGATTTCCTGCGTGCCGAACGCGCCGCGCAGCCTCAGGTGGATGAAGGGTTGTCTTATCCGCTGCTGCAACAGCTTCTGGTGCAGCATCCGGGCAAACGCATTGTAGTGACCGGCTTTATCAGCCGCAGCAACGCGGGCGAAACCGTGCTGCTGGGTCGTAACGGCTCGGACTACTCGGCAACGCAAATTGGTGCGCTGGCGGGCGTGTCCCGCGTCACCATCTGGAGCGACGTGGCCGGTGTCTACAGCGCGGACCCGCGCAAAGTAAAAGATGCTTGCCTGCTGCCGCTGCTGCGTCTCGACGAAGCGAGCGAGCTGGCGCGTCTGGCGGCCCCGGTGCTGCACGCCCGCACGCTGCAGCCGGTTTCCGGTAGCGATATCGACCTGCAACTACGCTGTAGCTACACGCCGGATCAGGGTTCCACCCGCATCGAGCGCGTGCTGGCCTCCGGTACGGGCGCGCGTATTGTCACCAGCCACGACGACATCTGCCTGATTGAGTTCCAGGTGCCGGCGGGCCAGGACTTCAAGCTGGCGCATAAAGATATCGACCTGATCCTCAAACGTGCTCAGGTGCGCCCGCTGGCCGTTGGTGTTCACAACGACCGCCAACTGCTGCAGTTCTGCTATACCGCAGAAGTGGCGGACAGCGCGCTGAAGATTCTGGATGAAGCGGGCCTGCCGGGCGAGCTTCGCCTGCGTCAGGGTCTGGCGCTGGTGGCGATGGTGGGCGCGGGCGTCACCCGTAACCCGCTGCACTGCCACCGCTTCTGGCAGCAGCTGAAAGGCCAGCCGGTGGAGTTTACCTGGCAGTCGGAAGAGGGCATCAGCCTGGTTGCCGTCCTGCGTAAAGGGCCAACCGAGAGCCTGATTCAGGGCCTTCACACCTCCCTGTTCCGCGCAGAAAAACGTATCGGCCTGGTGCTGTTCGGGAAAGGGAACATCGGTTCCCGCTGGCTTGAACTGTTCGCCCGCGAGCAGGAAACGCTCTCCGCGCGTACCGGATTTGAATTTATTCTTGCTGGCGTGGTGGACAGCCGCCGTAGCCTGTTGAATTACGAAGGGCTGGACGCCAGCCGCGCGCTTGCCTTCTTTAATGATGAAGCCGTTGAGCAGGATGAAGAGTCGCTGTTCCTGTGGATGCGCGCGCACCCGTATGACGATCTGGTAGTGCTGGACGTGACCGCCAGCGAGCAGCTTGCGGATCAGTATCTGGATTTCGCCAGCCACGGCTTCCACGTCATCAGCGCCAACAAGCTGGCGGGAGCGAGCAGCACCGATAAATACCGTCAGATCCACGACGCGTTTGAAAAAACCGGTCGTCACTGGCTGTACAACGCCACCGTTGGCGCGGGGCTGCCGGTTAACCATACCGTGCGTGACCTGATTGAAAGCGGCGACAGCATTCTGGCGCTGAGCGGTATCTTCTCCGGTACGCTCTCCTGGCTGTTCCTGCAGTTCGACGGTACCGTGCCCTTCACCGACCTGGTGGATCAGGCATGGCAGCAGGGCTTAACCGAGCCCGATCCGCGCGTGGACCTTGCCGGGAAAGACGTGATGCGTAAGCTGGTGATCCTGGCGCGTGAAGCGGGCTACGACATCGAACCGGGTCAGGTGCGTGTTGAATCGCTGGTGCCCGCTGGCTGTGAGGAAGGGTCTGTGGATCACTTCTTCGAAAACGGTGATGAGCTGAACGAGCAGATGGTACAGCGTCTGGAAGCCGCCAACGAGATGGGCCTGGTGCTGCGCTACGTGGCGCGTTTCGAGGCGAACGGTAAAGCGCGCGTGGGTGTGGAAGCGGTGCGTCCTGAACACCCGCTGGCGGCGCTGCTGCCGTGCGATAACGTCTTCGCTATCGAAAGCCGCTGGTACCGCGATAACCCATTGGTGATCCGTGGTCCGGGCGCGGGACGCGATGTCACCGCTGGGGCGATCCAGTCCGACATTAACCGTCTGGCTAAGCTGCTGTAA
- the metB gene encoding cystathionine gamma-synthase, whose product MTRKQATIAVRSGLNDDEQYGCVVPPIHLSSTYNFTGFNEPRAHDYSRRGNPTRDVTQRALAELEGGAGAVLTNTGMSAIHLVTTVFLKPGDLLVAPHDCYGGSYRLFDSLAKRGCYRVLFVDQNDEQALKQALAEQPKLVLVESPSNPLLRVVDIAKICQLARDAGAISVVDNTFLSPALQNPLALGADLVLHSCTKYLNGHSDVVAGVVIAKDPDVVTELAWWANNIGVTASAFDSYLLLRGIRTLSPRMDVAQRNAQAIVDFLKTQPLVKKLYHPSLPENQGHEIAARQQKGFGAMLSFELDGDEQTLRRFLSGLSLFTLAESLGGVESLISHAATMTHAGMAPEARAAAGISETLLRISTGIEDSEDLIADLENGFQVAAKG is encoded by the coding sequence ATGACGCGTAAACAGGCCACCATCGCAGTGCGTAGCGGATTGAATGATGACGAGCAGTACGGCTGCGTTGTCCCGCCAATTCATCTTTCCAGTACCTATAATTTTACCGGATTTAATGAACCCCGCGCGCATGACTATTCGCGTCGCGGCAACCCGACGCGTGACGTTACCCAGCGTGCGCTGGCGGAGCTGGAAGGGGGGGCAGGTGCGGTATTAACCAATACAGGTATGTCCGCCATTCACCTGGTGACCACGGTGTTCCTGAAGCCCGGCGACCTGCTGGTTGCTCCGCACGACTGCTACGGCGGCAGCTATCGCCTGTTTGATAGCCTGGCAAAACGCGGTTGCTATCGCGTGCTGTTTGTCGATCAGAATGACGAACAGGCGTTGAAACAGGCGCTGGCAGAGCAGCCGAAGCTGGTTCTGGTGGAAAGTCCAAGCAACCCATTGTTGCGCGTTGTCGATATTGCGAAAATTTGTCAGCTCGCAAGGGATGCGGGAGCGATAAGTGTCGTGGATAATACGTTCCTCAGTCCGGCCCTTCAGAACCCATTGGCACTGGGTGCAGATCTGGTATTGCATTCATGTACTAAATATCTGAACGGTCATTCTGACGTCGTTGCGGGCGTGGTGATTGCAAAAGATCCCGACGTTGTCACCGAACTGGCATGGTGGGCCAATAACATTGGCGTCACGGCGAGCGCCTTCGACAGTTACCTGCTGTTACGCGGCATCCGCACCCTGTCGCCACGTATGGACGTGGCGCAGCGCAATGCCCAGGCGATAGTCGATTTCCTGAAAACCCAGCCGCTGGTGAAAAAGCTGTACCACCCGTCGCTGCCGGAAAACCAGGGGCACGAGATTGCTGCGCGTCAACAGAAGGGATTTGGCGCGATGTTAAGTTTTGAACTGGACGGTGACGAGCAAACGCTGCGTCGCTTCCTGAGCGGGCTGTCATTGTTTACGCTGGCGGAATCATTAGGTGGGGTTGAAAGCTTGATCTCCCACGCCGCGACCATGACGCACGCAGGTATGGCACCGGAAGCACGTGCCGCCGCCGGGATCTCTGAGACGCTGCTGCGTATCTCAACCGGCATTGAAGATTCTGAAGATTTAATTGCCGATCTGGAAAATGGCTTCCAGGTCGCAGCCAAGGGGTAA
- the metJ gene encoding met regulon transcriptional regulator MetJ — MAEWSGEYISPYAEHGKKSEQVKKITVSIPLKVLKILTDERTRRQVNNLRHATNSELLCEAFLHAFTGQPLPNDEDLRKERSDEIPEEAKVIMRELGIDPDTWEY; from the coding sequence ATGGCTGAATGGAGCGGCGAATATATCAGCCCATACGCTGAGCACGGTAAGAAGAGTGAGCAAGTAAAGAAAATTACGGTTTCCATTCCTCTGAAGGTGTTGAAGATCCTCACCGATGAACGCACGCGTCGTCAGGTGAACAACCTGCGTCACGCGACCAACAGCGAACTGCTGTGCGAAGCGTTCCTGCATGCGTTTACTGGTCAACCGTTGCCGAACGATGAAGATCTGCGTAAAGAGCGCAGTGATGAAATCCCGGAAGAGGCGAAGGTGATCATGCGTGAACTGGGCATTGACCCGGATACGTGGGAATACTGA
- the rpmE gene encoding 50S ribosomal protein L31, which translates to MKKDIHPKYEMITANCSCGNSIQIRSTVGHDLNLDVCGKCHPFYTGKQRDVATGGRVDRFNKRFSIPGAK; encoded by the coding sequence ATGAAAAAAGATATTCACCCGAAATACGAAATGATTACTGCAAACTGCTCTTGCGGTAACTCTATCCAGATCCGCTCCACCGTGGGTCACGATCTGAACCTGGACGTGTGCGGTAAATGCCACCCGTTCTACACTGGTAAGCAGCGTGATGTTGCAACCGGTGGCCGTGTTGACCGCTTCAACAAGCGTTTCAGCATCCCGGGCGCTAAATAA
- the priA gene encoding primosomal protein N', which translates to MPVAHVALPVPLPRTFDYLLPDSMSAKAGCRVTVPFGKQQRVGIVVSVSEKSELPLNELKSVVEVLDSEPVYSTSTWRLLLWAADYYHHPIGDVLFHALPIMLRQGKSASHAPMWYWFATEQGQAVDINSLKRSQKQQQALAALRQGKIWRHQVDELEVSETALQALRKKGLSELASEAPALYDWRESFSVSGDRLRLNTEQATAVGAIHSASDHFSAWLLAGVTGSGKTEVYLSVLENVLAQGKQALVMVPEIGLTPQTIARFRERFNAPVEVLHSGLNDSERLSAWLKAKNGEAAIVIGTRSSLFTPFKNLGVIVIDEEHDSSYKQQEGWRYHARDLAVYRAHSEQIPIILGSATPALETLHNVRQRKYHMLRLTRRAGNARPAIQHVLDLKGQQVQAGLAPALITRMRQHLQAGNQVILFLNRRGFAPALLCHDCGWIAECPRCDHYYTFHQAQRHLRCHHCDSQRPVPRQCPSCGSTHIVPVGLGTEQLEQALGPFFPDVPISRIDRDTTSRKGALEQQLAEVHRGGARILIGTQMLAKGHHFPDVTLVALLDVDGALFSADFRSAERFAQLYTQVAGRAGRAGKQGEVVLQTHHPEHPLLQTLLHKGYDAFAEQALAERQTMQLPPWTSHVIIRAEDHNNQQAPLFLQQLRNLLQASPLVDSQLWILGPVPALAPKRGGRFRWQILLQHPSRIRLQHIVSGTLALINTLPEARKVKWILDVDPIEG; encoded by the coding sequence ATGCCCGTCGCTCACGTTGCCCTGCCCGTTCCGCTTCCCCGCACCTTTGACTATCTGCTGCCCGACAGCATGAGCGCCAAAGCGGGCTGTCGCGTGACCGTGCCGTTTGGCAAACAGCAGCGCGTGGGGATCGTGGTTTCCGTGAGTGAGAAAAGCGAGCTGCCGCTCAATGAGCTGAAATCAGTTGTTGAGGTACTGGACAGCGAGCCGGTTTACTCCACCAGCACCTGGCGACTACTGCTGTGGGCGGCGGATTACTATCATCACCCCATTGGCGACGTCCTGTTCCACGCGCTGCCGATCATGCTGCGCCAGGGCAAAAGCGCCAGCCATGCGCCGATGTGGTACTGGTTTGCTACCGAGCAGGGTCAGGCCGTGGATATCAACAGCCTGAAGCGTTCGCAGAAACAGCAGCAGGCTCTGGCGGCACTGCGCCAGGGGAAAATCTGGCGGCATCAGGTGGACGAGCTTGAGGTCAGCGAAACCGCGCTGCAGGCATTAAGAAAGAAAGGGCTGAGCGAACTGGCAAGCGAAGCACCTGCCCTTTACGACTGGCGCGAGAGTTTCTCCGTTTCAGGAGATCGCCTGCGTCTGAACACCGAGCAGGCCACCGCCGTGGGGGCGATTCACAGCGCCTCCGATCATTTCTCTGCCTGGCTGCTGGCGGGCGTGACGGGGTCCGGCAAGACCGAAGTTTATCTGAGCGTGCTGGAAAACGTGCTCGCACAGGGCAAACAGGCGCTGGTGATGGTGCCGGAAATCGGCCTGACGCCGCAGACCATCGCCCGCTTCCGCGAACGCTTTAACGCGCCCGTTGAGGTTCTACACTCCGGGCTTAACGACAGCGAGCGCCTCAGCGCCTGGCTGAAAGCGAAAAATGGCGAAGCGGCGATTGTGATCGGCACCCGCTCGTCGCTGTTTACACCGTTTAAAAATCTCGGCGTTATCGTAATAGATGAAGAGCACGACAGCTCCTATAAACAGCAGGAAGGCTGGCGCTATCACGCCCGTGACTTAGCGGTATACCGCGCGCACAGCGAGCAAATTCCTATTATTCTCGGCTCCGCCACGCCTGCGCTCGAAACGCTGCACAACGTGCGCCAGCGTAAATACCATATGCTGCGCCTGACGCGTCGCGCGGGTAATGCCCGCCCGGCGATTCAGCACGTGCTGGATCTGAAAGGTCAGCAGGTTCAGGCCGGGCTCGCGCCTGCATTGATTACCCGAATGCGACAGCACTTGCAGGCGGGCAACCAGGTGATCCTGTTCCTTAACCGACGCGGCTTCGCGCCCGCCCTGCTGTGCCACGACTGCGGCTGGATTGCGGAATGCCCGCGCTGCGACCACTACTACACCTTCCATCAGGCCCAGCGTCATTTACGCTGCCACCACTGCGACAGCCAGCGCCCGGTGCCGCGCCAGTGCCCGTCGTGTGGCTCAACGCATATCGTGCCGGTCGGTCTGGGCACGGAACAGCTTGAACAGGCCCTTGGCCCCTTCTTCCCGGACGTGCCTATTTCGCGTATCGACCGGGACACCACCAGCCGCAAAGGCGCGCTGGAACAACAGCTGGCGGAAGTGCATCGCGGTGGCGCACGCATATTGATTGGCACCCAGATGCTGGCAAAAGGGCATCACTTCCCGGACGTCACGCTGGTCGCCCTGCTGGACGTTGACGGCGCACTGTTCTCGGCAGATTTCCGCTCCGCCGAGCGTTTCGCCCAGCTTTATACCCAGGTGGCGGGGCGTGCCGGGCGCGCAGGAAAACAAGGCGAAGTGGTGCTGCAAACGCACCATCCTGAGCACCCGCTGCTGCAAACGTTGCTGCATAAAGGCTATGACGCCTTTGCCGAACAGGCGCTGGCCGAACGCCAGACCATGCAGCTGCCGCCGTGGACCAGCCACGTCATCATCCGCGCGGAAGACCATAACAACCAGCAGGCGCCGCTTTTCCTGCAACAGTTGAGAAACCTCCTGCAGGCCAGCCCACTGGTAGATAGTCAACTGTGGATTTTGGGTCCGGTTCCAGCGCTGGCTCCGAAACGCGGCGGACGTTTCCGCTGGCAAATCTTACTTCAGCACCCGTCACGTATCCGCCTGCAGCATATCGTTAGCGGCACGCTGGCGCTGATCAATACCCTGCCGGAAGCACGTAAAGTGAAGTGGATTCTGGACGTCGATCCCATCGAAGGCTGA
- the cytR gene encoding DNA-binding transcriptional regulator CytR: MKSRKEVTTATMKDVAEKAQVSTATVSRALMNPDKVSQSTRNKVEQAALEVGYFPQAMGRNVKRNESRTILVIVPDICDPFFSEIIRGIEVTAAEQGYLVLIGDCAHQNQQEKTFIDLIITKQIDGMLLLGSRLPFDASIEEQRNLPPMVMANEFAPELELPTVHIDNLTAAFNAVNYLQDLGHKRIGCIAGPEEMPLCHYRLQGYVQALRRTGAIVDPHYIARGDFTFEAGGQALEKLLALPQPPTAVFCHSDVMALGALSHAKRRGLRVPKDLSIIGFDNISLSEFCDPPLSTVSQPRYQIGREAMLLLLDQLQGQTVSSGSRLLDCELIVRGSTQALT; encoded by the coding sequence TTGAAGTCCAGGAAAGAGGTCACTACGGCGACCATGAAAGACGTTGCCGAGAAAGCACAAGTCTCAACGGCAACCGTGTCCCGCGCATTAATGAACCCGGATAAAGTCTCCCAGTCGACCCGTAACAAGGTTGAACAGGCGGCACTGGAAGTGGGCTATTTCCCGCAGGCAATGGGGCGCAACGTAAAGCGCAATGAATCGCGGACTATTCTGGTGATTGTACCGGACATCTGCGACCCCTTCTTTAGCGAGATCATTCGCGGTATCGAAGTGACGGCGGCTGAACAAGGCTATCTGGTGCTGATTGGCGACTGCGCCCACCAGAATCAGCAGGAAAAAACCTTTATCGATCTCATTATCACCAAGCAGATTGACGGCATGTTGCTGCTTGGCTCCCGCCTGCCGTTTGATGCCAGCATTGAAGAACAACGCAATTTACCGCCGATGGTGATGGCCAACGAGTTCGCGCCAGAGCTGGAACTGCCGACGGTGCATATTGATAACCTGACGGCCGCGTTCAATGCGGTGAACTATCTTCAGGATCTGGGGCATAAGCGCATTGGCTGTATTGCCGGGCCGGAAGAGATGCCGCTTTGCCATTACCGCCTGCAGGGCTATGTTCAGGCGCTGCGTCGTACCGGAGCCATTGTCGATCCGCACTATATTGCGCGCGGTGATTTTACCTTTGAAGCGGGCGGACAGGCGCTGGAGAAACTGCTGGCGCTGCCGCAGCCGCCAACAGCGGTGTTCTGCCACAGCGACGTGATGGCGCTGGGAGCGCTGTCTCACGCCAAACGCCGTGGATTACGCGTGCCAAAAGACCTGTCGATTATCGGCTTCGATAATATTTCGCTTTCAGAATTTTGCGATCCGCCTCTCTCCACCGTTTCACAACCACGCTATCAGATTGGCCGCGAAGCGATGCTGCTTTTGCTGGATCAGCTGCAGGGTCAAACGGTTAGCAGCGGCTCGCGGTTACTGGACTGCGAGCTGATTGTTCGCGGCTCTACCCAGGCATTGACTTAA
- the ftsN gene encoding cell division protein FtsN, which yields MAQRDYVRRGQPAPSRRKKSSSKSKQRNLPAVSPAMVAIAAAVLVAFIGGLYFITHHKKEESEALQGNKVAGNGLPPKPEERWRYIKELESRQPGVRAPTEPSAGGEVKNADQLTNEQRQLLAQMQADMRQQPTQLNEVPWNEQTPAQRQQTLQMQRQRQAQIQQQQQQQWTQTQPVQQPKAQPYQQPQQQTRTVQSQPVQQQPKAQPQKQAAQPYQDLLQTPAHTTAQQPKTQQAAPVTKETEAPKQTAEKKDERRWMVQCGSFKGAEQAETVRAQLAFEGFDSRITTNNGWNRVVIGPVKGKENADGTISRLKVAGHTNCIRLASGG from the coding sequence GTGGCACAACGAGATTATGTACGTCGCGGCCAGCCGGCACCTTCGCGACGCAAAAAGAGCAGTTCAAAAAGCAAGCAGCGGAACCTGCCTGCCGTCTCGCCAGCAATGGTCGCTATTGCTGCGGCTGTACTGGTGGCCTTCATTGGCGGCCTGTACTTCATTACGCACCATAAAAAAGAAGAATCTGAAGCGCTTCAGGGCAACAAAGTGGCCGGTAATGGCCTTCCGCCGAAGCCTGAGGAGCGCTGGCGCTATATTAAAGAGCTGGAAAGCCGCCAGCCTGGCGTGCGTGCGCCTACCGAGCCGTCTGCCGGTGGCGAAGTGAAAAATGCCGATCAGCTGACGAACGAACAGCGCCAGCTGCTGGCACAGATGCAGGCCGATATGCGCCAGCAGCCTACGCAGCTGAATGAAGTGCCGTGGAATGAACAAACGCCTGCGCAGCGTCAGCAAACGTTGCAGATGCAGCGTCAGCGCCAGGCACAAATTCAGCAACAGCAACAGCAGCAGTGGACGCAAACCCAGCCGGTACAACAGCCGAAGGCCCAGCCATACCAGCAGCCACAGCAGCAGACGCGTACGGTACAATCGCAGCCTGTTCAGCAACAGCCAAAAGCGCAGCCGCAAAAGCAAGCGGCGCAGCCGTATCAGGATCTGCTCCAGACGCCAGCGCATACCACGGCGCAGCAGCCGAAAACGCAGCAGGCCGCGCCGGTGACTAAAGAAACCGAAGCACCGAAGCAAACGGCAGAGAAAAAAGACGAACGCCGCTGGATGGTGCAGTGCGGCTCGTTTAAAGGTGCCGAGCAGGCCGAAACCGTGCGTGCTCAGCTCGCGTTCGAAGGATTTGACTCACGCATTACCACCAATAACGGCTGGAACCGCGTGGTGATTGGCCCGGTCAAAGGCAAAGAAAATGCCGATGGTACTATCTCTCGTTTGAAAGTAGCCGGTCACACAAACTGCATTCGACTCGCCTCCGGGGGTTGA
- the hslV gene encoding ATP-dependent protease subunit HslV produces the protein MTTIVSVRRNGHVVIAGDGQATLGNTVMKGNVKKVRRLYNDKVIAGFAGGTADAFTLFELFERKLEMHQGHLVKAAVELAKDWRTDRMLRKLEALLAVADETASLIITGNGDVIQPENDLIAIGSGGPYAQAAARALLENTDMNARDIAVKALDIAGDICIYTNHNHTIEELTSKA, from the coding sequence GTGACAACAATAGTAAGTGTACGCCGTAACGGCCATGTGGTAATCGCCGGTGATGGCCAGGCCACGCTGGGTAATACCGTCATGAAGGGCAACGTGAAGAAAGTGCGTCGTCTCTACAACGACAAAGTGATCGCCGGTTTTGCAGGCGGCACGGCGGATGCCTTCACGCTGTTTGAACTGTTTGAACGCAAACTGGAAATGCACCAGGGTCATCTGGTGAAAGCCGCCGTTGAGCTGGCGAAAGACTGGCGTACCGACCGCATGCTGCGCAAACTCGAAGCGCTGCTGGCCGTGGCCGATGAAACCGCCTCGCTGATCATCACCGGGAACGGTGACGTGATTCAGCCGGAAAATGACCTGATTGCCATCGGCTCCGGCGGCCCGTACGCCCAGGCTGCAGCCCGCGCCCTGTTGGAAAACACCGACATGAACGCGCGTGATATCGCGGTGAAAGCGTTGGATATTGCAGGTGATATCTGCATTTATACCAACCACAACCACACCATCGAAGAATTGACCTCCAAAGCGTAA